A DNA window from Primulina tabacum isolate GXHZ01 chromosome 12, ASM2559414v2, whole genome shotgun sequence contains the following coding sequences:
- the LOC142521164 gene encoding protein GAMETE CELL DEFECTIVE 1, mitochondrial has product MNPMHRRLTAILRTHRPWPAATVAAVRRQSTNRPKNNISTGEDEWNEAWETAWLPDDLSGKSERAPWESDVSFSLPTSDQGGSSTTTLPAHQEEIDTETKAFVEEMNDNWDQRKGKTVIKEDVNAKTSTSSLYSLENVKRDYRLKKQKIHAGLWVKEIEKQEEAKLGNFVSGGDDIEKLLDSCSEIFDSAHTDLGNSKIAGSEFKNKPDGWETTSKTPDGNLWDMSQREEDILVQEFERRIAFNKFQIASFIKTHIFSRRRPIDGWKYMIEEIGPNSRKGKGSVSRLPSVSDESTQPFREEKVNFVTSYPSNRGR; this is encoded by the exons ATGAATCCGATGCACAGGCGACTCACAGCCATTCTCAGAACACACCGCCCTTGGCCGGCCGCCACCGTCGCAGCCGTGCGACGTCAATCCACAAATCGGCCGAAGAATAACATCAGTACCGGAGAGGACGAGTGGAACGAAGCGTGGGAGACAGCATGGCTTCCCGACGATCTCTCCGGCAAATCGGAACGAGCCCCGTGGGAGTCCGACGTCTCCTTCTCTCTCCCCACATCCGACCAGGGCGGAAGTAGTACCACCACTCTTCCCGCTCATCAGGAAGAAATCGACACCGAGACCAAGGCCTTCGTGGAGGAAATGAACGATAATTGGGATCAAAGGAAGGGCAAAACGGTCATAAAAGAGGACGTAAATGCGAAAACCTCAACTTCTTCGCTTTATAGCTTGGAGAATGTGAAGAGGGATTACAGATTGAAGAAGCAGAAAATACACGCTGGGCTTTGGGTGAAGGAGATTGAGAAACAGGAGGAAGCTAAATTGGGAAACTTCGTTTCAGGTGGAGATGATATCGAAAAATTGCTCGACAGCTGCTCTGA GATATTCGATTCTGCTCACACTGATTTGGGCAACTCGAAAATCGCTGGTTCTGAGTTCAAGAACAAGCCTGATGGCTGGGAAACAACATCAAAAACACCAGATGGAAATCTCTGGGATATGTCGCAAAGAGAAGAAGACATTCTGGTTCAAGAATTTGAGCGTCGGATAGCATTCAATAAGTTCCAG ATTGCTAGCTTTATAAAAACGCACATATTTAGTCGAAGGAGGCCGATTGATGGATGGAAGTACATGATAGAGGAAATCGgaccaaattcaagaaaaggGAAGGGAAGCGTTTCAAGGTTGCCCAGTGTATCAGATGAATCCACTCAACCTTTCAGAGAGGAGAAGGTCAACTTTGTTACCTCTTATCCGTCTAATAGAGGGAGATGA